In Euphorbia lathyris chromosome 9, ddEupLath1.1, whole genome shotgun sequence, the following are encoded in one genomic region:
- the LOC136206885 gene encoding uncharacterized protein, giving the protein MNRFRRLPTNTFCHRLLYQYSTAALMEEPAIEVTAAAPFTYIEGFPKPGPLETIIGIPRASSGKSIAAKERKAGRVPSIVFEQEDGQHGGNKRLISVQSNHIRNLVNKLGRSFFLSRLYNLEVRPEFKSDEIIEEVRVLPRLIHLHAISDVPINVTFIRAPSDALLKVDIPLLYRGEDVSPGLRKGSYLNIIKRTVKFLCPADIIPPYIDVDLSELDVGHKLVMGDLNVHPALKLVQPKEQPVVKIMGARVSDQKKAK; this is encoded by the exons ATGAATAGATTCCGGCGCCTTCCGACCAATACCTTCTGCCACCGCCTCCTCTATCAGTACTCCACCGCTGCTCTTATGGAAGAACCAGCAATTGAGGTCACTGCCGCCGCCCCTTTTACATACATCGAAGGATTTCCGAAGCCTGGCCCGCTAGAAACCATCATCGGTATTCCTAGGGCCAGCTCCGGCAAGAGTATAGCCGCCAAAGAGCGAAAAGCTGGTAGAGTTCCTAGCATTGTGTTCGAGCAGGAAGATGGGCAGCACGGTGGTAACAAAAGGCTGATTTCTGTGCAATCTAATCACATTAGAAATCTGGTGAACAAGCTTGGTAGATCATTCTTTTTGTCCAGACTTTATAATCTTGAGGTCAGGCCGGAGTTTAAGTCCGACGAGATCATTGAGGAAGTTCGCGTCTTGCCGAGATTG ATTCATTTGCACGCTATCTCCGATGTGCCTATTAATGTGACCTTCATAAGGGCACCTTCTGATGCATTGTTGAAGGTTGATATTCCCCTTCTCTACAGAGGGGAAGACGTTTCTCCTGGACTTAGGAAAG GTTCTTATTTGAATATTATTAAGAGAACGGTCAAATTCCTTTGCCCTGCGGATATCATCCCTCCATATATCGATGTCGATCTAAGCGAACTCGATGTCGGCCACAAACTCGTAATGGGAGACCTCAATGTTCATCCAGCTCTAAAGCTCGTTCAACCAAAGGAGCAGCCTGTTGTTAAGATCATGGGAGCTAGAGTATCTGACCAAAAGAAAGCTAAATAA